ACTCGGCATCTCCCCACCGCACCGAGAACTGAATGCTTTCGGCCGGGTTGCCGACGGTGGACACGTCCTGCGTCACCTGCATCGCGGCGCGGTCGAAACCCGCCGCCACGAGAGCATCGATGTACGCGCGACCGGCGACCTTCTGATCCGACGACCAGACCTTCGCCGTGACCGCTGTGAACAGCGGAAGGTTGTCTTCCGCTGTTCCGTCCGCGACGTAGGAAGGTGCCGTCGCCGTCGCCGAGGGAGACGGCGACGGAGCACTCTGCGTCGGATCAGGCGAGGGCTGCTCGGTGGGCCCGCAGGCAGACAGCACGAGAACGAGCGCTGCGCCGGCGGCCGCGGCCACAGCCGCGCGCGTCACGGAGGAGACCGAACGTCGAAGCACGGGTCGAGTCTACGGGCGCGCCCGCGCTCCGTCGCGACGGTACGGCCACGGAGTCGTTCAGGACGCCGCCGCCGACTACCCGTGCACATCTGCGAACCGCTCCGAGGACGAGTCCGCGGCATCGATCTGCGCCCACGGCGTCTCGATCTCAGGCGTCTCGATCTCAGGCGTCTCGATCCTAGGCGTCTCGTCGGCGTGCCCTGCCAGGCCGTGTGCAGGAGCGGCAGTCGACTCGGCGCGTCTCGGCGGCTCCGCGCCGGCCGCGCGCGGAGTGCGCCGATAGGCCGTGGTGCCCCATCGCAGGTCGTGACCGATCGCATCGGCGTCGATGTCGACGCTGGTCCCCTGCTTGCCGTTGTTCTCCCACGCCCTGATCCTCATCCGTCCTGTCACGATCACGCTGTCCCCCGAGCGCAGCGAGACCTTCGCATGCTCGGCGAGCTGGCGGAACGCCGCCACCGAATACCAGTTCGTGGATACAAAAGTGTGCTGTATGCGGTCAGACAAAATGCCAAGCTTGCTTCGACGCTACGGCAGTCAAGGAGAGTGGCCTGTAGCGCGAC
This genomic interval from Microbacterium hydrocarbonoxydans contains the following:
- a CDS encoding DUF6993 domain-containing protein, giving the protein MLRRSVSSVTRAAVAAAAGAALVLVLSACGPTEQPSPDPTQSAPSPSPSATATAPSYVADGTAEDNLPLFTAVTAKVWSSDQKVAGRAYIDALVAAGFDRAAMQVTQDVSTVGNPAESIQFSVRWGDAECLVGQVGPSTGQPVTVVLPQLAEGRCLVGETRAIDW
- a CDS encoding single-stranded DNA-binding protein, producing the protein MSDRIQHTFVSTNWYSVAAFRQLAEHAKVSLRSGDSVIVTGRMRIRAWENNGKQGTSVDIDADAIGHDLRWGTTAYRRTPRAAGAEPPRRAESTAAPAHGLAGHADETPRIETPEIETPEIETPWAQIDAADSSSERFADVHG